A single window of Nasonia vitripennis strain AsymCx chromosome 4, Nvit_psr_1.1, whole genome shotgun sequence DNA harbors:
- the LOC100122973 gene encoding neuroglian isoform X2, whose amino-acid sequence MRFAACIIATLVLHAAAITQSPPRISKQPPTDELLFQVAQVSVNENEKPFLVECEAEGEPAPLYEWIKNGKDFKWQAYDDRISQQPGRGTLVISKPRDEDLGQYQCFAKNEWGIATSNSVFVRKAELNSFKDQNPVTLSVSEGDPYKLTCQPPDGWPKPNVYWLIQDHAGTIKSINNSRMTLDPEGNLWFSNVTKLDASDDYYYACAATSLFRNEYKLGNRVLLNVISTGSTASSNKREPVKQYVSRKNEVALRGKKIELFCIFGGTPLPLTVWSKNGQRIRPNDRVTEGNYGKSLIIKHVNFDDEGTYTCDVSNGVGSAQSYSINLEVLSVPYFTVEPEIVNAAEDETVEFKCEATGVPKPEIKWIHNGKPISEAPFNPRRKVTPNSIIIEKLLKNDTGNYGCNATNSLGYVYKDVYVNVLALEPEILQPPMDESTVDGKTIRLTCRVFGAPKPEVKWVRNGQELTGGRYKILESGDLEIENVIFSDAGEYNCHASNKFGKVNATGFLAVKEHTRITDVPEDYEVAAGATATFRCNAVTDSTLELHIDWLSKGEPIDFEAEPRFIRSTDYSLMITKTTELDSGTYTCVARTDLDEARAQATLIVQDVPNSPTLLGVSCTSNQAFVSWTPMGDNRSPILRYAIQYNTSFTPDTWEYAKDHVPATEQRYAVQMSPWANYTFRVIAYNKIGPSQPSQHSHVCTTLPDVPYNNPDNVMGRGDDPQNLVISWTVMPQIEHNAPKFKYQVYYKRDIPGEDWRIEEITNWKQNTLVINNQPTYQKYKIKVGALNEKGECREPPQEVIGYSGEDVPTASPGNFTLVEVRSSTTALLSWTPVAEETVKGELRGYKIETWTDKDGEPNNPREHNVKGGNKTYALVTKFIPFSKNFVRIRAYNGRFNGPPSEVLSFETPEGVPGTVMGLEAYPVGSTSMLLKWKKPIEINGILTGYRISFQQVNGSKIGNEMERHPQITDPEATSAKLASLMPEAKYRISVRATTGAGPGEPFFVEKRTPASRRPDKPTFSWINIPKESGLSNVRITWEQKTDGFAGSHFFAKYRLKGETIEIPTDAEKLTNEIEIRGLESGRTYIVSIVAVDGDYMTESAAQEVETSNEGPYIQAQENVATAGWFIGMMLAIAFLLFILIIVCVIKRNRGGKYAVHERELAAGRGDYPDEGGFHEYSQPLDNKSGGGRASLASSSHHDGKHPESDTDSMAEYGEGDTEGMNEDGSFIGQYGRHRKQPPSSQAFATLV is encoded by the exons ATGAGGTTCGCGGCGTGCATCATTGCCACACTTGTGCTGCATGCGGCGGCTATAA CACAATCTCCGCCAAGGATATCAAAACAGCCTCCTACAGATGAATTGCTGTTTCAAGTGGCACAAGTCAGCGTCAATGAGAATGAGAAACCATTTCTTGTCGAGTGCGAGGCTGAAGGAGAGCCAGCTCCTTT ATACGAGTGGATAAAGAACGGCAAAGACTTCAAATGGCAAGCCTACGACGACCGTATATCGCAGCAGCCGGGCCGCGGTACTCTCGTGATCTCGAAGCCACGTGACGAGGATCTCGGACAGTACCAGTGCTTCGCAAAGAACGAATGGGGTATCGCCACCTCGAACTCGGTCTTCGTGCGCAAGGCCGAGCTGAACTCCTTCAAAGACCAGAATCCAGTGACCCTGAGTGTATCGGAGGGCGATCCCTACAAGCTGACCTGTCAACCACCGGACGGCTGGCCTAAGCCCAACGTGTACTGGCTCATACAGGACCATGCCGGTACCATCAAATCCATCAATAACTCGAGGATGACTCTCGATCCGGAGGGTAACCTCTGGTTCAGCAACGTCACGAAGCTAGACGCCTCGGACGACTATTACTACGCCTGTGCAGCCACCTCGCTGTTCAGAAACGAGTACAAGCTCGGTAACAGAGTTCTCCTGAACGTCATCTCCACTGGCTCGACCGCGAGCTCGAACAAACGCGAGCCCGTCAAGCAGTACGTCAGCAGGAAGAACGAGGTTGCGCTTCGTGGTAAAAAGATCGAGCTGTTCTGTATATTCGGCGGGACGCCGTTACCATTGACAGTCTGGAGTAAAAACGGCCAGAGGATACGACCGAACGATAGGGTGACAGAAGGAAATTACGGGAAGTCGTTGATTATAAAACATGTGAACTTTGACGATGAGGGAACGTATACGTGTGACGTATCTAACGGTGTGGGTTCAGCTCAGTCGTACTCGATAAATCTGGAAGTGTTATCGGTGCCGTACTTCACCGTCGAGCCCGAGATCGTTAACGCTGCCGAGGACGAGACGGTCGAGTTCAAGTGCGAGGCTACCGGTGTGCCCAAACCCGAGATCAAATGGATTCACAACGGTAAGCCCATCTCCGAGGCACCTTTCAATCCAAGAAGGAAAGTTACGCCTAACTCCATCATCATCGAGAAGTTGCTGAAGAACGACACCGGTAATTACGGTTGTAACGCCACCAACTCTCTCGGTTACGTCTACAAGGATGTCTACGTTAACGTGCTGGCACTCGAGCCCGAGATCCTGCAACCGCCTATGGACGAGTCGACCGTGGATGGTAAGACCATCAGATTGACCTGTCGAGTATTCGGTGCTCCCAAGCCCGAAGTCAAGTGGGTGAGAAACGGTCAAGAGCTGACCGGTGGAAGATACAAGATCCTGGAATCCGGTGATTTGGAGATAGAAAACGTTATATTCTCGGACGCGGGCGAGTACAATTGTCACGCGTCGAACAAGTTCGGAAAGGTAAACGCGACAGGCTTCTTGGCAGTCAAAGAACACACGCGCATAACGGACGTACCGGAAGATTACGAGGTAGCAGCCGGCGCAACGGCGACGTTCCGATGTAACGCGGTGACGGATTCTACTCTGGAATTGCATATCGATTGGTTGAGTAAGGGTGAGCCTATCGATTTCGAGGCCGAGCCCCGTTTTATTCGCAGTACCGACTACTCCTTGATGATCACCAAGACTACGGAATTGGACTCGGGCACTTACACCTGCGTGGCTCGTACTGATCTTGACGAGGCTCGAGCACAAGCTACTCTTATCGTACAGGACGTCCCGAACTCGCCCACTTTGCTAGGCGTGTCCTGCACGTCCAATCAAGCCTTCGTCAGCTGGACCCCTATGGGTGACAATCGATCGCCGATCCTACGATATGCCATTCAATACAATACGTCTTTCACACCCGACACTTGGGAGTACGCGAAGGATCATGTTCCGGCCACCGAGCAGAGATACGCAGTGCAAATGTCTCCCTGGGCTAATTACACTTTCCGCGTCATCGCGTACAACAAAATTG GACCGTCCCAGCCGTCGCAGCACAGCCACGTTTGTACAACCTTGCCGGATGTACCTTACAACAATCCCGATAACGTGATGGGCAGAGGAGACGACCCGCAAAATCTTGTCATCTCGTGGACCGTGATGCCGCAGATAGAGCATAATGCACCCAAGTTCAAGTACCAAGTGTACTATAAACGTGATATTCCAGGAGAAGACTGGAGAATCGAAGAGATCACGAATTGGAAGCAGAACACGTTGGTGATCAATAATCAGCCTACTtatcaaaaatacaaaatcaaGGTTGGTGCGCTCAACGAGAAAGGAGAGTGTCGCGAACCGCCCCAGGAAGTGATTGGTTACTCTGGAGAAGATG TACCGACGGCGTCGCCTGGTAATTTCACTTTAGTGGAAGTGAGGTCAAGTACAACTGCCTTGTTGTCGTGGACTCCGGTTGCCGAGGAAACGGTGAAAGGTGAACTGAGGGGTTATAAAATCGAAACATGGACTGACAAGGACGgagaacccaataacccaaggGAACACAATGTCAAGGGTGGAAACAAGACGTACGCTTTGGTCACTAAGTTCATTCCTTTCAGCAAAAATTTCGTCAGAATCAGGGCATATAATGGAAG ATTCAACGGACCACCTTCTGAAGTTCTCAGCTTCGAAACTCCAGAGGGAGTACCGGGAACTGTTATGGGCTTGGAGGCCTATCCAGTTGGCTCTACGTCAATGTTACTGAAGTGGAAGAAGCCTATTGAAATAAATGGTATTTTAACGGGCTACAGAATCTCCTTCCAACAAGTTAACGGTTCGAAAATAGGAAATGAAATGGAGAGGCATCCACAAATCACCGATCCCGAAGCAACAAGTGCTAAGTTGGCTTCCTTAATGCCGGAAGCTAAGTACCGCATTAGCGTTCGTGCCACTACCGGAGCTGGACCTGGAGAACC TTTCTTCGTGGAGAAAAGAACACCAGCTTCAAGACGCCCAGATAAGCCAACCTTTTCGTGGATCAATATTCCAAAGGAAAGTGGTTTATCGAATGTTAGAATCACTTGGGAACAGAAGACCGATGGTTTTGCAGGAAGTCACTTTTTCGCTAAATACCGTTTGAAAGGTGAAACGATCGAAATACCAACTGATGCCGAAAAGTTGACCAACGAAATCGAG ATCCGCGGACTCGAAAGCGGACGTACATACATCGTGTCTATCGTTGCCGTTGATGGAGACTACATGACTGAAAGCGCTGCGCAAGAAGTCGAAACGAGCAATGAAGGACCATACATTCAAGCTCAAGAAAACGTTGCAACTGCTGGCTGGTTCATTG GTATGATGCTGGCCATTGCATTCTTGCTCTTCATTCTCATCATCGTATGCGTTATCAAACGCAATCGAGGTGGCAAATACGCAGTTCACGAGAGAGAATTGGCGGCCGGTCGTGGCGACTATCCTGACGAAGGTGGCTTCCATGAGTATTCGCAACCGCTTGACAACAAGTCTGGCGGCGGAAGAGCCTCTCTCGCATCCTCGTCGCATCACGATGGCAAACACCCAGAATCAGATACCGATTCGATGGCGGAGTATGGCGAAGGCGATACGG AAGGTATGAACGAGGATGGGTCATTCATTGGTCAGTACGGTCGGCATCGAAAGCAGCCTCCTAGTTCTCAAGCGTTTGCCACGCTTGTTTAA